The nucleotide window CATGTCATGTACCCAGACATAATCCAACAAAACAGGATGCGAAGTtctcaaattaaaataaagaattaaCAGCCTAATGTGTTCCATAAAAATATTCGTACCACTAAATCATGCAATTAGGGATATGCAAATGCAAAATGATACCTCTTTCGTGAGCATTGTTTTTCTTGCGATGCAGCACCACCAGATGAAAAAGCAATATCCAGACCAACACTGCAAACATCAGCGAATCAGatcaaataaaaaaacaaaatcaTAATCACCCAGCTAACACTGAAAAGCACAATGGACAAAAATGTCATATATCGTTGCTTGCAAGCAGATCATATATCATAAATTTCTAAACTTTTTGATATTTCTGCTCTTTCTTCTTCAATTATGTGAAGTGAAAACCACAATAGAATCCGGTAAAGGAAAATTAATGCACAAAAAACTAGATCGATGGATTAATTTACATGCAACAAAAATCAATGATAAATGAAATCGTATAAGTAAATCCATGATtaagctgaaaaaaaaaaaatccatgatTGAGCTATAAAATAAAGccctaaattgaaaaataaatattaagatTGAAAGCATTTAATAaacgaaaaaataaataaaatacctgtGATTATTAGGCCACAATAAATCAGAAGACGTCGTGGTTTCCTCGATAAAGTTATAATCAAGAAAATCCCAGCAACAATCGCCCTCTAATGAATCCATGTCTTATAGAAGGGATTAGGGATTTGGATTTTTTTCCCCCCTTTTTTTCTGGAAACAATGATGAGAAGAAATTAGTAACGTTTTTTGGAAGTTGAATTTGGGGGGCTGACATACCGTAGAGGCATGGTAAAAGAATGTCCAACAGATTTAGAGCACGTGGAAGGAATCACTCATGATTGGGTTGCGTGCCGCCGCGTCGTTTTTGGAGGACCACAATATACCCCTTACGGATGAGGTGAATTACTGTAATTATATTATTCATCCTTCAATTTCTCTGCCTTTTCATATTAACCCCTTCAAATCAACAAGTTTTGATCTGACATTCTATTTTTACTGTAAATCAGTGAAGCTCTTCTCTTATTGTTAGATGTTAAAATAGAGCTAGATGTAAGTGTCGAAATATCCTGAtggaatcaaattttaataattaattaatatattttttaaattcctGTGATCGACttgtgaataataataataataaacgtaaaaagttaaataataattttcgttAGAtactaattaatataattatcaaaaaaCAAAAATTATTAACTAATAAATAATCTCAATGTCTATCAACTAAATAGTATTTCACCTGTTGATAGCAACCTTACTCATTTACCGTTTAAAGCTACAGAAGTGGAATAACGAAGTAGTGACTGAGCAGTCGAATGACAAAATCTTAAACATTTCTTGCTGGTTTATATGGAAAGGGAGAAACAGGGCTATCTTTGATCATTTAGATCCTAATCCTTTGATGGCAGCTGGTCTTATAGCAAAATGCATAGCACAATTGCATAAAGTCAGAGAGCCACGGTCCAATTGTTCAAGGAATTTTAATAGGCATATTCTCTCGAATAGTTGGTCCCCTCCATCTAGAGGAACTCTAAAATTCAATTCTGATGCAGCATGAAAAGCGGGATCCCAGGTGGCAGTGATTGCAGTGGTCATGCTAAATTACACAGGAAATATTTTTGATGGGATAGTTAAAAAAGTTCCATGTTCCTCCTCCTTAGCAGCGAGGCAAGAGCAGTGCTGGCAGCTCATAAGTTAGCGGTTAATATGGGAGTGTCATCAGCGATAATGGAATCAGATTCATCAATAGTTATTTCAGCTATTCACCTTCCAATCCAGAAAGTGGACTGGACCATTCAAGCACTGATCCTTTCAATCAGAGCTCTAATTTCTTCCATCAGTCAGGTCTCATTGTCAAAGGTGAAACGGGAGGCAAACAGAGTGGCAAACTGCTTAGCAAAGTTATATATGGAGGATAAACTCCCTTGTAACTGGCTAACTGCTACGCCTTTAGAATTGCATAATCTTTCATTGGCAGATGGCCCTCGGGCCTTTTAATGCAAAGTTGTATTGCGctttcaaatttaaaaataataaaaaaaaaaagataaagctTGGACAACAGCAGAGTACTCTGGCCAAGATATAATAAATAGTTATTTTTTTGTCAATTATGGCAGAAATGATAAAGAGCAAGAGGAAAAGAATCCATTCAACTAATTTCAATTTATTCAGCTTTGCCTCGAAATAAATTATTCTTATTCAGCTGGAAGCATATATACGGTTATTTACTGTTTGGAAACCTTGAAGAATTAGCACATACCATTTCAATGAGAAATTAGTCAAACTACTGAATAATCAAATGACATGAGCCTCATTTTTAAGTTTGTCAATCAATTCATCCACCGAAGAAACAATAACCCCAGCTTTTCTCTTGGGAGGTTCCGTGACTTCAATGACCTCTAAATCAGATTTAATTTCCACATTCAACTCCTGTGGTGTGTACTTTTTGATGACCTTGGATTTTGCCTTCATGATGTTTGGCAGTGTTGCATACCTTGGTTGGTTCAGTCTCAAATCAGTGCTGCATAAGAAGAGTCAGAACTAGAAGCCATCAGAACAAGAGAAGACATCCAGTTGAAACACAAGCCAAAAATTTGGTATTAGTGCACAATATTTTAGTAGCATGCACCCACTGGCATAATCTTTTAGCTTGCTTGATGCAACATAAGCTAGcaaaaaaatcaaacaaaaatactTTTTTTCAGGTTATATTAACCACTTATTTATCCTGGAAATGTTGTGTATGCTAAGAATTTTTTTAGTACTTTATTTAATAGTTCAAGTAGTTGTATTTATTGgataatacaataagttccatGGTGGCATTACAGTTGTAAGAACTATTCACATAATTAGCAGGACATTTTTCACACGCTATAGCAGTCGGCACTTAAGGCTGTATTTTCTGGGATGTGCTCAACCACATCAGCAAGTGAAAAGCAATTGACCATAAAAGAACACAGGGATCAATTAACTTACGTGATTACTGCAGGCAAGTCTAAACACAAAGTCTCAAGACCACCATCCACTTCTCTTTCTACAGTTGCTAGTTGTTTCTCCCTGTCAAGCAAAACCTACTAGATAACAGCAGTGAGTCACTGGAAAAAACTGAACCAGAGAGGGAGGGAGAAACCAAGAAAGAACCCGTGAAAGGGAGAATAGAAGCCCCATATACAACATCAGCCAGTAATAACAGCCGACACTTCTTAAACCTATGATGAGCTCAATTTAACAAGGAAATATTCAAATTTAAAACCAATTGGATCCTTCCACATTGACACCAAAACCTTAAAAAGTGGTTCAAGCCCTAAAATCCCTAATTCTTTTACAATCTAGTTCcacaatattttatataaatgcaATAAAGACAACCAAGATGTTGAAAATTTGCAGTCTTGTTAATAAAGGTAAAGTGATATTTCTTAAGTTTTGACAGCAATTATAATGATCATCCATTTTAAAAAATCAGTAGATCCACTTCAAAATCTCTCTCACCACTAGAGTTTCTTCTCCATCATTGCCTAGTTACAAGCTTCCCTCTGCACTACTTATGCATTACTGATTCTATAAGTATTCGCTTAAAACATTAAGTATTGCCAAATTTACATGTATGCATTAAAGTCATCAAACTTCTTGTTCTCCTTTGATTGTGTTGTAATTGTCCACAATTGACATCATCAGTCTCCTCTAAGAAGAATTTACACTCCGCTAAACATTTTGAAAAGTATGCAAAACCTGCACTATTCTACCTCTACTCTACATCAGCTCTCACAGCAATGCCATAAGGCTCGCAACAAAACAAATCTTAAGGCTCGCACAAGATGCTCAAACAGATAGAAGCACAAAAACCATATCAATGAAacagatgataaaaaaaaaaaaaaatgaaatcataatAGAGGACAATCATATTCGAGTTTGCCAAATAAATGATAGCATATATCTGACTCACCTTAGAAGCAAATGTCCCCTGAGGCCAACCTAGCAACCCTGCCACCATTTGCCCTGTTTGATTGCAATCATCGTCAATGGCCTAAACAAAAAACAATCTATTAGAGAAGAGTTACAAATCCAACACAAAAATTTCAGATTTCTCAAAACCCAAATCataaaattagagaaattaaAACGAACCTGTTTCCCCATAATAATCAGCCGGGGTTTCTCCACTTCCACAAGCGCTTTCAAAACCTTAGCCACAGTAAGCGGATACAAAGCTCCTGTAGCTTCCACGTGAATCCCTCTATCAGCGCCCATGGCTAGACCGGTTCGCAGCGTATCAACACACTGCGCCGAACCCATACTCACAGCGACAACCTCGGATGCCAATCCCGCCTCCTTGATCCGGAGAGCCTCTTCCAAAGCAATCTCACAAAATGGGTTCATTGACATCTTAACATTCTGCGTCTCTACTCCGCTCTAAACAAACaaagaaataaattatatatatctaTAAAAAAGTAAGATTGGGTGTTTCTGGAGTTATTAAAGAAGGAGATGGTGATTTACCTTGTCGGGTTTTACTCTGATCTTCACAGCATAATCGACGACTCGCTTCACGGCCACAAGTACCTTCATGGTTGATGTCTGTCGGGTTCGATGTAAGGTGAGGCGGATGAAACGAACAAGCTAGAATAAGTAGAGCTGTAACTTGAAAACTTTGAAAGAGTTACCAGTCCACAACGCAAAATACAAGTGATGTGGCAAAATTTTGTTTAgaaggaaaaaaataataaacacaAATTAGATAAGGGAAGGGCTTAGATGGATGCATCCATCCAATAgacatattatttaaaattacaatatagtaatttttaaatatatatacattcaaaaattaaaaaaaaaatcctaatagATGGATGTTGTCAAGACCCAATTTATGGGCCGAACCGATACTAGGATTTGGGTCAGTATACGGATCGGCCagatgttacactcatttcatataggtattttagggtagttttgcatccattttgcccttatattttagtatattttatgtttttagctttattttaacttatttgttaaatttaaatactttatatttgatttttgtaattttgttgtttttgataggtttttgtagcaaatcgaggatcaatgagtgcattaggaagtgatttgaagaaatttggaattctttaagcatggaggaaagttgaagaaatcaagccttaaaagagcaaaccagccgaaatttacTTGAAACTTTGCTTAagatcatgcttagggtaaagtggcagtgcttaaggtgcagcacaagtcaagcatgagcagaaaagtccattttactctaagtctgtcgagatttgctgaaggtctgcttaaccttaagcatgcAGCGACTGAAGTCGAAATTTGCTAGCCGCTTAGGGTTAAACCGAACTCTGCTGCATCGCCTAACGTGAAAGATGCTGCTGGCttagataattttacacctcatttcctacccactccttggctcttatttacttttaggacAACTTTTTGGAacaatataaattcatcatttccttatttttgctcaaagaggaaggagaggaaagacaaaaaggaaagaaaatttaatagagagagagaggagacgccattctcttttggggaggagctgctgcaccagttttggagctccagaaaccagagatttTGGTTCTTTTACCtaggtttttctattttagtccttttatcatatttttctttacttttccttcaatatttcttgtaaataccattatgaatgagtaaactctttagatttcagagttgggaaatatgttttagattaatttgtggatttggactgggtgtttccttattttacataaatatgagttttgattccttccttatgtacttgatttacttgcctaatattggtacccattgggtattgtattaatctttgattgaaggaccgaaaggtgaaagtcattgatagataatcaaggattggaacttaaaaatcacctagatttagaaataaactaggattttaagaggaattaattattggttacaaaacttaatgggttttaaagtaatcaaataacatacgaaagtaggtttggttattttagaacacactttggtttgcttgaaaaagatatcaaaggagtttagaatcaatttccttcaaactctattttttccctaaaaatttgaATGCCCAAgataaatcccaattaatttatgcataaacccccaactctggaatcacttttaccataattagactttcatttaaattacccattgttaatttagtttaattgcaaactagaattagaatttatttgtttgctccttactcatttcaattagattaatcaatttaccttgctcatttacatttaccatttattcattaatcattagcccaaataattgcTTCATTTATAGTttggtaatcaaacagcaaatcctcgtgggaacgatacttgattcatcactttattacttgagatgacccgtatacttgcggataagtcacatcaagtttttggcgccgttgccggggatttgattttttgtttgatattgaacaattgtttgtttggttaatttgagaattttattttattttctttttaccattttactttgagaatttgtttattttgttttttttcaggtgctttattttatgagaaggacaaaaagtgaagaaatcaatttattctttgacccagaaatagaaaagacagcaaaagctttaagagcagaatctaaaaggagaaaagctgaaattaaagctcaacaacaacaagaaagagcacaagagcaagaggaattacaagaagaaatggccaacaacaacaataacaaccgctctgtgaaggatcatgcctatcctaacattggagatttcatgccaagtatcacaagaccaagggtagaagctaataattttgaactaaagcctgcactctgtcagatggtacaacaatcacaatttagaggaaatccaagtgaaagtccacatgtgcatctagcaaactttcttgagatcagcgatatgttgaagataaatggagtttctgatgatgcaattcgacttagattatttcctttttctctgaaggactgagctagagagtggttacattcattgccaccgggttctatcacaacatgggatgaactttctcaagcatttttagctcaatattttccaccaagcaagacagctaagctaagaaatgagctgacttctttcaaacctagagatgatgagagcttgtatgaagcatgggagaggtacaaggatttgcaaaggagatgtccacatcatgggattcctaagtggatgcttgttcaacacttttatagtggagtttcaccagctattagaagtacaattgatgcatcttctggaggtgatcttatggagaaatctgaagatgaagctttttctgctcttgataaaattgcttataacaactaccaatggagttgtgagaggaatgagatcaagaaaccagctggtatgtttgagcttgatgccatgaatatgattaatgctaagtttgatgctttgacaaggaagatggacaagctaagcatgaaagtagattcttcagctggaggttctagtaattcagtagaagttggagctgcaaatgtcaatttTGCAGCAGTtttttctgcacttaatcaagatttttcaagtgagcaagtggattatgtggggaactacaatcaaagaccaggtggtaactcattttctgcaacttatgatccagcatggagaaaccaccccaatttctcttggggaggtagacaggggcaaaatcagaattttcagcaaccttctggatatcaataaaatcagaatttttagcagaatagaggtcctcctcctggaatttctaaacctcaaaatgcatctgctccacctctaccacaacaagcacaaccagaCAAGACGGGTAGGTTAGAAGctatgattgaaactctacttgtgagccatcaaagtcaacaagaaatgatttctcaattagtatctaaagtggatcaaatggcaacacacaacaagatgttagagaatcaaatagcccAACAAGCTGCTCTTCaagtaacaaagcatttgggaagctccctAGCCAGCCAGAAAATTCAAGAGAGCATTGCAAGGatattacattgaggagtggaaaaatattggagaatggagataaaaaaattgaagagaaaattgaagaagagaaaaacagaaaaggagatgaacaaactgaagctggagttagaattggagctgagaaagaaaattcagtggaagaaaaaggaagtaaggagaaggagagcaaagaagaagaacctaaatatgttgcacctaaagcctacatgccacctttaccattcccacaaaggtttcagaaagcgaaattggataaacaatttgggaagttcttggaagtattgaagtctttgcatgtgactattcctttcactaatgccttagcacaaatgccttcatatgccaaatttttgaaggagattttatctaacaagaagaaattggaggaatttgagattgtagctctcacggaagaaagcagtgctatcttgcaaaataagcttccacccatactgaaagatcctggaagtttctccataccatgtcacattggggatatcagtatagataaggctttatgtgatcttggagccagtgttagtctgatgccattgtctatctatgagaaagtgaagattggagaaatgaagcctactactATCTCACTAtagttagcagataggtctattaaatttccaattggggtaattgataatgttcctctgaaagttggaaaatttttcataccagtagattttgtggtattggagatggaggaggatgtacacattcctattattcttggtagacctttccttgctactgctggagctgtgattgatgtaaaaaatgggaggcttacattagaagttggggaagagaaagttgaatttaat belongs to Hevea brasiliensis isolate MT/VB/25A 57/8 chromosome 4, ASM3005281v1, whole genome shotgun sequence and includes:
- the LOC110661329 gene encoding electron transfer flavoprotein subunit beta, mitochondrial, with protein sequence MKVLVAVKRVVDYAVKIRVKPDKSGVETQNVKMSMNPFCEIALEEALRIKEAGLASEVVAVSMGSAQCVDTLRTGLAMGADRGIHVEATGALYPLTVAKVLKALVEVEKPRLIIMGKQAIDDDCNQTGQMVAGLLGWPQGTFASKVLLDREKQLATVEREVDGGLETLCLDLPAVITTDLRLNQPRYATLPNIMKAKSKVIKKYTPQELNVEIKSDLEVIEVTEPPKRKAGVIVSSVDELIDKLKNEAHVI